One window from the genome of Aricia agestis chromosome 6, ilAriAges1.1, whole genome shotgun sequence encodes:
- the LOC121727928 gene encoding sarcoplasmic calcium-binding protein gives MANPLLRISSRLTVLNLERAACAVASSNTPRTVKLIHTKVSCTGNVCYLQLQEPRELDADRARALRRYSKQSRTEDRRKEETDSDSDSDTECKGFDRSEFWRRKMRTVHNILDVDKDGLISFNDFQLFADRFKSLGHLDDQQAKEFTEIIKLTWEEQWGAIDPYNYVTVEQYLDDMHHVLNDKSIKKKAYRWLPYLFKAVDKDRSGYISVSEFKLFFRCLGLGDEDAAIAFAVIDTNGDGKLSLKEFVKLGKDFFFTEDETRVSKMFWGPLKGI, from the exons ATGGCTAATCCTCTGTTAAGAATAAGTTCGCGCTTGACTGTGCTCAATCTGGAGAGAGCTGCCTGCGCCGTAGCCAGTTCAAATACACCTAGAACAGTTAAG cttATTCACACGAAGGTATCATGCACGGGCAACGTGTGTTACCTCCAGCTACAGGAACCGCGAGAGTTGGACGCGGACCGCGCGAGGGCTCTGAGACGGTACAGCAAACAGAGCAGGACAGAAGACAGGAGGAAAGAGGAGACGGATTCAGACTCTGACTCAGATACTGAGTGCAAGGGATTCGATAGG TCGGAGTTCTGGCGGCGGAAAATGCGCACCGTCCACAACATACTGGATGTAGACAAGGACGGCCTGATCTCCTTCAACGACTTCCAGCTGTTCGCAGACAGGTTCAAGAGCTTGGGACACCTGGACGACCAGCAGGCGAAGGAGTTCACGGAGATTATAAAG CTAACTTGGGAGGAGCAGTGGGGCGCGATAGACCCGTACAACTACGTCACAGTGGAGCAGTATCTGGACGACATGCACCATGTGTTGAACGACAAGAGTATCAAAAAGAAGGCGTATAGGTGGCTGCCGTATCTGTTCAAG GCGGTAGACAAGGACCGGTCGGGCTACATCTCTGTGTCGGAGTTCAAGCTGTTCTTCCGCTGCCTGGGGCTGGGGGACGAGGACGCCGCCATCGCCTTCGCCGTCATTGATACTAATGGG GATGGCAAGTTATCGCTGAAAGAATTTGTGAAGCTCGGCAAAGACTTTTTCTTCACCGAGGACGAGACAAGAGTGTCCAAAATGTTCTGGGGACCGCTAAAGGGAATCTAA